A single Glycine soja cultivar W05 chromosome 14, ASM419377v2, whole genome shotgun sequence DNA region contains:
- the LOC114383315 gene encoding uncharacterized protein LOC114383315: protein MKEERARRDEAMEKWKQLYLAIKTELDELIQRTYDGDGLYWKVEENDIQMENMKKELQEKEETIKALKTQLLSMEKEKYKKEGEFDLLRQSLRIMNGKKSSIQTKDKLLKSKLGK from the exons ATGAAGGAGGAGAGAGCAAGGAGAGATGAAGCTATGGAGAAGTGGAAGCAACTTTATCTTGCAATTAAGACTGAGCTAGATGAACTCATTCAAAGAACATATGATG GGGATGGTTTGTATTGGAAAGTAGAGGAAAATGACATCCAAatggaaaatatgaaaaaggagttgcaagaaaaggaagaaaccaTCAAGGCCTTAAAAACTCAATTGCTTTCAATGGAGAAAGAAAAGTACAAAAAGGAGGGGGAATTTGACTTGTTAAGGCAAAGCCTGAGGATCATGAATGGCAAGAAGAGTTCAATTCAAACGAAAGACAAGCTCTTGAAAAGCAAATTGGGAAAATGA